The sequence below is a genomic window from Thermodesulfobacteriota bacterium.
CCCTTTACGGTCCTCGACATCGAAAGCAGGTCGGACACCATCGGCCTGGCGGTGGGCCATCCCCTCGTCCAGACCGCCAGCCAGGAGCTGCGCGGGACGGTGAGCGCCGAGCAGCGCCACAACGAGACCTTCCTCCTGGGCATGCCCTTTTCCCTGTATGCGGGCTACGACAATGGCGAAATCGATATCACCGTGGGCCGGCTGGCCGCCGACTGGGTCCAGCGCTGGCCCGACCAGGTGCTGGCGGCCCGTCTGGTCCTGAGCCAGGGCCTGGACGCGCTCGGTGCCACCGACACCGGTGACGGTGTAGACACCACCTTCACGGCCTGGCTGGCGCAGGCGCAACTGGCCAAGCATCTGGGGCTCCGCCAGGACGATCAGCTCATTGTGAAGGCCGACTGCCAGCTGGCCGGCGCGGTCCTGCCCGCGCCCGAGAAGTTTGCCGTCGGTGGCACGGGAAGCGTCCGAGGCTATCGCCAGAACCAGCTGGTCCGGGACAACGGCCTCGTTTTCTCCATGGAATACCGGCTGCCCCTGTTCCGGCTGCCCCTGCCGGGGGTGAGCGCCCAGGCTACGGATGGCCTGCTCCAGCTGGCGCCGTTTTACGACCTCGGCGCATCCTGGAGCGACACCAGGCCCGCCCAGAGCCTGACAATCTCCGGGGCCGGGGCCGGCCTGCGCTGGGATCCGTCTCCGAATCTCCATGCCGAGCTGTACCTGGCCAAGGCCCTGCGCGACATCGACAACCCCAGCTCCGATCCGCAGGATTCCGGGATCCATTTCCTGTTCCGCTGGCAGATGTGAGGGCTTCGGCAGC
It includes:
- a CDS encoding ShlB/FhaC/HecB family hemolysin secretion/activation protein, which codes for MVLPPLPAPPPVPSLAQTPTLFARRFAFTGNTVFSDQELATVAAPYTGRTITSDELQELRSRLVRHYVERGYINSGAVLPDQQVVDGVVLFQIIEGTLTGIRISGLERFQPGFFVSRLQSAQGAPLNIFALQDQLKVLLRSDLVDKIQAQIQPGIRRGEAVLDVTVREARPFQAALQLANDHSPSSGSLYPQASLSLLNLTGWGDTLALRGGLTDGAEEYRGELGMPVNARDTTVRLFYSHTTSSIIEEPFTVLDIESRSDTIGLAVGHPLVQTASQELRGTVSAEQRHNETFLLGMPFSLYAGYDNGEIDITVGRLAADWVQRWPDQVLAARLVLSQGLDALGATDTGDGVDTTFTAWLAQAQLAKHLGLRQDDQLIVKADCQLAGAVLPAPEKFAVGGTGSVRGYRQNQLVRDNGLVFSMEYRLPLFRLPLPGVSAQATDGLLQLAPFYDLGASWSDTRPAQSLTISGAGAGLRWDPSPNLHAELYLAKALRDIDNPSSDPQDSGIHFLFRWQM